One window of uncultured Trichococcus sp. genomic DNA carries:
- a CDS encoding protein-glutamate O-methyltransferase CheR — translation MMDFNWFYAWSEKTLHLNLLAYKEGQLQRRIETIMKKSGATDLKQYAKMIETDENIKKNFLDYITINVTEFYRNKEIFEEFEEVFINRLSSKFKPLKVWSAACSTGAEAYSIAMILKKNKLTANSRIIATDIDETILSKAKAGTYSKLEVQNVPPMEKKLYFTEQNNRYVLADDIKQTVHFKKHDLILDSYEKGYHAIICRNVTIYFKNEVKETIYRNIADSLVPGGLFFIGATESVYRPEQYGLKKVAAFLYEKI, via the coding sequence ATGATGGACTTTAACTGGTTTTATGCCTGGTCAGAAAAAACGTTGCACCTGAATCTGCTGGCCTACAAAGAAGGGCAACTGCAGAGACGGATTGAGACGATCATGAAAAAGTCCGGAGCGACCGACTTGAAGCAATACGCAAAAATGATCGAAACCGACGAAAACATCAAAAAGAATTTTTTGGATTATATCACGATCAACGTGACGGAATTCTATCGCAACAAGGAAATATTTGAGGAATTTGAAGAAGTATTCATCAACAGACTTTCTTCGAAATTCAAGCCCCTGAAAGTCTGGAGCGCAGCCTGTTCGACGGGGGCGGAGGCTTATTCGATCGCTATGATCCTGAAAAAAAATAAGCTGACTGCCAACAGCAGGATAATCGCCACCGATATAGATGAAACCATTCTGTCAAAAGCCAAGGCTGGAACGTACTCCAAATTGGAAGTACAGAACGTTCCGCCTATGGAAAAGAAACTCTATTTCACCGAGCAAAACAACCGGTATGTGTTGGCGGATGACATCAAACAGACCGTGCATTTCAAAAAACATGATCTGATCCTGGACTCCTACGAGAAGGGCTACCATGCCATCATCTGCAGAAACGTCACAATCTATTTCAAGAATGAAGTCAAAGAAACGATATACCGTAACATCGCGGATTCGTTAGTGCCCGGGGGATTGTTCTTTATAGGCGCTACGGAGTCCGTCTACAGACCGGAACAATACGGGCTGAAAAAAGTAGCTGCATTTCTGTATGAAAAGATATGA
- a CDS encoding chemotaxis protein CheA gives MDDNSKYRELFFEETDEHLQNLNEQVMELENDPERVSILDEIFRSAHTLKGMAATMGYTTMAELTHKMENVFELLKTGKLAADEGIITVIFDCLDMLSAIVEDLRAETEEEQDTSTLKNKLDNLLAIQKGEPEDETVSQATLNEVPNTESDFTLEKLDSSDISVIRDAHEKNFHAFFIKVRLDETSMMKNARVYVVINKLEKGGDILYSEPDVVTMENEDFGNEFTLVYLTKTEKKAVEEQILETSEIEGVVIHEITAEDLNAETAVVEAVLQPETDEQKAEAELKTTSKEKSKPTNNHNNAMNQSIRVDIEKLDSFMNLVSELVIYRTRLEEINEDLQRPELREPLEQVSRIATDLQDLVLKIRMQPLSVVTNRFGRMIRDLSNELGKEIDLVIEGDDTELDKTVVSELGEPLIHLLRNAVDHGVETPEARKAKGKNPKGTIRITAYQEGNRVFLTVSDDGKGVNPTVIKESAARKGIETGHLSDKEIQQLIFHPGFSTAKNVTNISGRGVGMDVVKQKINELGGTIEIISEVDKGTAFRMSLPLTLSIIQALLVTVGTEQFALPLGVVRKVIRPEPEEIVRTHTGEVYYFEDETIPVVRLQDSLDIHTGVEEKPYLIIVKIDERLYALTVDNLIRQQEIVIKELGKELKPINKYLGATIMGNGNIILILDITAICNERNVAVYV, from the coding sequence ATGGACGATAACAGTAAATACAGGGAACTCTTCTTTGAAGAAACCGATGAACATCTGCAAAATTTGAATGAGCAAGTGATGGAGCTGGAAAACGATCCGGAAAGAGTCAGCATTTTGGATGAGATTTTCCGTTCCGCACATACGCTGAAAGGCATGGCGGCCACTATGGGCTATACAACCATGGCGGAATTGACGCACAAAATGGAAAACGTGTTTGAGTTGCTCAAAACGGGCAAGCTGGCTGCGGACGAAGGGATCATTACGGTGATCTTCGATTGTCTGGATATGCTCTCCGCGATTGTGGAAGACCTGAGAGCGGAGACCGAGGAGGAGCAGGATACTTCAACGCTCAAAAACAAATTGGACAACCTGCTGGCAATCCAAAAGGGAGAACCGGAGGATGAGACAGTCAGCCAAGCCACTTTAAACGAGGTGCCGAACACTGAATCAGATTTTACGTTGGAAAAGCTTGATTCCTCAGACATTTCGGTCATCCGCGATGCCCACGAGAAAAACTTCCATGCATTCTTCATCAAGGTAAGGCTCGATGAGACCAGTATGATGAAGAATGCCAGAGTCTATGTGGTCATCAATAAACTGGAGAAGGGCGGAGACATCCTTTATTCCGAACCCGATGTTGTGACGATGGAGAATGAAGATTTTGGGAATGAGTTCACCTTAGTCTACCTGACTAAGACAGAAAAAAAGGCTGTCGAAGAACAGATTCTGGAAACCAGTGAAATCGAAGGCGTAGTCATTCACGAAATAACGGCAGAGGACCTCAACGCAGAGACTGCTGTCGTCGAAGCCGTGCTTCAGCCTGAAACAGACGAGCAAAAAGCAGAGGCAGAACTGAAGACAACAAGTAAAGAGAAATCGAAACCAACCAACAACCATAACAACGCGATGAATCAGTCGATACGGGTGGATATCGAAAAACTGGATTCCTTTATGAATCTCGTGTCGGAATTGGTCATCTATCGCACACGTTTGGAAGAAATCAATGAGGATCTGCAAAGGCCTGAACTGCGGGAGCCGTTGGAACAAGTGAGCCGGATCGCGACGGATCTTCAGGACTTGGTGCTCAAGATCCGCATGCAACCCCTCAGCGTCGTCACGAATCGGTTCGGCAGAATGATCCGTGACCTGAGCAACGAACTCGGAAAAGAAATCGACTTGGTTATCGAAGGCGATGATACGGAACTGGACAAGACCGTCGTATCAGAACTGGGCGAGCCGCTCATCCATCTTCTGAGGAATGCGGTGGACCACGGAGTAGAAACGCCCGAAGCAAGAAAGGCAAAAGGAAAGAATCCAAAAGGAACGATCCGGATAACGGCGTACCAAGAAGGCAACCGCGTGTTCCTGACGGTGTCCGACGATGGCAAAGGGGTGAATCCGACAGTCATCAAAGAAAGTGCGGCCCGCAAAGGGATCGAAACCGGCCATTTGTCGGATAAGGAAATCCAACAATTGATTTTCCATCCGGGCTTCTCCACTGCAAAAAACGTGACCAACATTTCCGGACGGGGCGTTGGCATGGATGTTGTGAAGCAGAAAATCAATGAGCTGGGCGGTACGATCGAGATCATCAGTGAAGTCGATAAAGGCACCGCCTTCCGGATGAGCTTGCCGCTGACATTGTCGATCATCCAAGCCTTGCTGGTTACCGTTGGAACGGAGCAGTTTGCGCTACCGCTGGGGGTCGTCAGAAAAGTGATTCGCCCCGAACCGGAAGAGATTGTCCGGACGCACACCGGTGAGGTATACTATTTTGAAGATGAAACGATTCCGGTCGTTCGCCTGCAGGATAGTTTGGACATCCATACCGGAGTGGAGGAAAAACCGTATCTGATCATCGTAAAAATTGATGAGCGCCTGTACGCATTGACAGTCGATAATCTGATCCGTCAACAGGAAATTGTCATCAAAGAATTGGGCAAAGAGCTGAAGCCTATCAACAAGTACTTGGGTGCCACCATTATGGGGAACGGGAATATCATTTTGATTTTGGATATCACTGCAATATGCAACGAAAGAAATGTGGCCGTCTATGTATAA